The genomic segment ATGCCGCTCGGCGGGCGGGTTCCCCGGCGTGCGGTTACCGGGGGGTCGGTTTCCTGCGGAGGAGCGACAACTCGCCTTTCGGTAAAGGGTGGTGATACCTCAAGAGGGATCCGTGGATGCCCGTGGAAGGGTGCCGGACGATATGTGATATGAAGGGCTCCGGGATGCCTGATTCAACACCGGTGACGAGTTGGCCAGTTCCGTATCGCCCCTCGGTGACCCCGCGGGAACCCCGGTCGCTCCGCGTCCACCTGCGGATACGTACGGTGGTCACACCTGTCACCAGGGTGTGACCAATAACGGACCGCTAATTTCCGTTTCCTCTCGCTCTCTTGGCGGTCGGTCAGTAGCCTCTGGTCAACACTGACCATGAACATGGCCGGATCGTCGTGGCGACTTGTTGGAGACATCGATGGAGCGTCCCGCCTGGGCACCGCAAGGCATAGACATATCGGTGCCGAGCGTGTCCCGCATGTACGACTTCTATCTGGGCGGCTCGCACAATTTCGAGGTGGACAGGGAAGCGGCCCGCAGGGCGATGGAGTTCATGCCTGGTCTCCCCAAGATCATGCAGGCCAATCGCGCGTTCATGCGCAGGGCGGTGCGTCACGCGGTGGCCTCGGGGGTCACCCAGTTCCTGGACATCGGCTCGGGCATACCGACCTTCGGCAACGTCCACGAGATCGCCCACGCGGCCGACCCCGCCGCGCGCATCGCCTACGTCGACCACGACCCGGTCGCGGTGGCGCACAGCCGTGCGGTTCTCGACGGCGACAGCCGCACCACCGTGGTCGCCGCCGACCTGCGCCGTCCGCAGGAGATCCTGAAGAACCCGGAGATCGGCGGACTGCTCGACCTGGAAAGGCCGGTGGCCCTGCTGCTGGTGGCCGTACTCCACTTCGTCGAGGATTCCGACGACCCGTACGCCGCCGTCGCCGAGCTGCGCGACGCACTCGCCCCGGGCAGCCTGCTCGTGGTCACCCACGCCGCGTACGAGGGCATCCCGCTCACCCGTGAGGAGGCGGGCGGCACCGTGGGTGTGTACAGCAGCATCCGCAACCCGCTCATCATGCGCTCGCCCGCGGAGGTGGCCCGCTTCTTCGAGGGCTGGGAGCTGGTGGACCCGGGGCTGGTCCCGATGCCCGACTGGCGGCCCGACCCCGGCACGGCCGACGAGCCCGAAGACCCGTTCGCCTTCTCGGGCTACGCCGGTGTGGGGCGCAAGGCGTGAGCATCCCCGCCCAGAAGTCCGGAGCGGCGGACGAGGAACCGGACGGTCCCGAGGACCGGCTCCGGCGCTTCGCCACGATCTGGAGCCGGGCCATCTTCCCGTCGACGGCCACCTCGCTGACCCGTCCCGAGTTCGAACAGCACCTGCTGCCCCTGGCGCGCGAGCTGAACGAGATCCTGCACGCCCGCCCGTTCGACGCGACACCCGCCCAACAGGTCGGTACCGCGCTCGTCGCCGCCCACTGCACCGACCCCGACGCCCTCACCGCCACCCTCGGCGTCATCGACTCGTACCTGGTGCTCTACTGCGGCGGCAACGGCCCCGCCGAGCTCTCGACCGAGGACAGCCGGGCCCGCAGCGCGCGCATCCAGCACGCGCTGGCCGGCGGATACAGCCATGCGCTGCGCGAGCGGACCCTGGGCGAGCAGGAGGCCATCGCCCGCTCCGCGCTGACCGCGCGTTCGCACGCCGAGCAGGTGCTGCACGAGACGCAGGCCCGCTTCCAGGCGGTCTTCGCGGAAGCGGCCATCGGCATCGCCATCGCCGACCTCGACGGCAACGTGCTGGAGAGCAACGACACCCTCACCCGGATGTTCGGCGGCCTCGACAGCCATGTCCGCAGCCGCAAGCTGACCGACTGGGCCCACCCGGAGGACACCCCGCACGTCTGGCGGTACTACCACGAACTCGTACGCGGCGAACGCGACCACTACCGCGTCGAGAAGCCCTACTACCGCAACGACGGCACGGTCCTGTGGACCAACCTCACGGTGTCGCTGCTGCGCGACCCCGAAGGACACCCCGAGTACCAGCTCGCGCTCATGGAGGACACCACCGAGCGCAGGCTGCTCAACCTGAGGCTGCGGTACGAGGCCACCCACGACGCGCTCACCGGGCTGCCCAACCGGACCCTCTTCTTCGAGCGGCTGGAGAAGGCGGTGGCGACCAAGGGCGGCAACCGCTTCGGGCTCTGCTACCTCGACCTCGACGGCTTCAAGGCCATCAACGACAGCCTCGGCCACGCGGCGGGCGACCGCCTGCTCGTCGAGGTCGCGGACCGGCTGCAGAGCTGCGCGACGGCGCAGGGCGAGATGGTGGCCCGCCTCGGCGGCGACGAGTTCGTGGCGCTGACCACCGGCCCGAACACCGCGCGGGAGGTGGGCGACCTCGCCTGCCGCATCCTCAACGTGCTGTCCACACCCATCCGGATCGAGGGGCGGGAGCTGACGGTGCGCGGCTCCATCGGAGTCGTCGAAGGCCCCTCCGGCATCCGCAGCGCCGCCGAGGTGCTGCGCAGCGCGGACATCACGATGTACCGCGCCAAATCGGCCGGCGGCAACCGCTTCGAGCTCGCCGACGAGGAGGCCGACGCCCGCGCCATCACCCGGCACGGGCTCACCACCGCGCTTCCGGCGGCCCTGGAGCGGGGCGAGTTCTTCATCGAATACCAGCCGCTGGTGCACCTCGGCGACGGCAGCGTGCACGGCGCGGAGGCCCTCGTCCGCTGGCTGCATCCGCAGCACGGCATCCTCGGACCGGACCAGTTCATCCCGCTCGCCGAGCACACCGGCCTCATCGTGCCGCTCGGCCGCTGGGTGCTGGAGGAGTCCGTCCGCCAGGCCCACCACTGGCAGGAGCGTCACAGCGACGGCGGCCCCCTGCGGATCAACGTCAACCTCTCGCCGACCCAGCTCCACCACCCCCGGCTCGTCGCCGAGACCGTGGACGTGCTGGAACGGTCCGGTCTTGAGCCCGGTGCGCTCTGCCTGGAGCTCACCGAGTCCGCCCTGATCGGGGCCGACGACGGACTGCTCAAACCGCTGCGCCAGCTCGCGGAGATGGGTGTCGACATCGCCCTCGACGACTTCGGCACCGGCTACTCCAACCTCGCCAACCTGCGCCGCCTCCCGGTCAGCGTGCTCAAGCTCGACCGGTCCTTCACCCGGGGCATGCAGCGGCATCCGGCGGATCCCGTCGACCTGAAGATCGTGGAGGGGATCGTCACCCTGGCGCACAGCCTCGAACTGGCGGTCACGGTCGAAGGCGTGGAGACGGCGGCCCAGGCGGAGCAGCTGCGGGAGCTGGGCTGCGACACGGCCCAGGGGTGGTACTACGCCCGCCCCGGCGCCCCGGACCGCATCCACTCGCTGGTGCTGGCCGACGCCGTGTGAGCGGGGGGCGGGACGGGCGGCCCCTCCGGGTTCCGTCCACCCCGCCCAGCCCCGGACGGGCGGCCCTCCGGGGCCCGTTCACCTCTCCCCGGCGGACCCACCCTCCCGGGCCCGTTCACCTCTGTCCTGCGGACCCGCCGAGGAGGCTGCCCGGGTCCGCCTCCAGCAGCATCCGCTGGAGCTCCCTGGCCGCGCGGGGCGGTGCCACGTCCGTGCGGTGGGCCAGCGCGATGGTCCGCCGCAGCCCCGGCGGGGCCAGCGGGGTCATCCGCAGGCCCTGACCGGCCCGGCCCGCGACCATGCGCGGCACCACGGCCATGCCGAGCCCCGCCCGTACGAAACCGAGCACCGCGTCCATCTCGCCGCCCTCCACCGTGAACGTGGGCTCGAAGCCCTCCGCCCGGCAGGCGGCGACGGTGAGCTCGCGCAGGTCGTAGCCGTGGCGGAACATCACCAGCGCTTCGCCCTGGAGATCGGCGATCCGCACGGACTTCCCCCGGCCCGGCGCGGGCGCGTCCGCCGCCGACACCACGACCAGGTCCTCGTGCAGCAGCTCCACCGTGGTCAACGCCGGTGAGGCGGCGGGCAGGGGGAGCACGAGCAAGGCGATGTCGAGCGCCCCGCGCGCCAGTTGGCGGACCAGGTCGTGCGATCCGCCCTCCTCCAGCAGGAGTTCGATCCCCGGATGCCGGTCGTGGTACGCCCGCAGCACGTCGGGCAGCAGGCCGGTGCAGATGCTCGGGGTGGCGCCGAGGCGGATGCGTCCGCGCCGCAGCCGTACCAGCTCCTGCACCTCGCGGCGCGCGCTCTCCGCGTCCGCGAGGATGCGGCGGGCCAGCGGCAGCAGGGTCTCGCCCGCGTCGGTCAGCGCGATGTTGCCCCGGGCCCGGCTGAACAGCTCCGCGCCCAGCTCGTTCTCCAGGGCACGGATCTGCTGGGACAGCGACGGCTGGGAGACGTGCACCGCTTCGGCGGCCCGGGTGAAGTGCCGGGCCTCGGCGACGGCCACGAAATAAGTGAGCTGCTGGAAGTGCATAAAGGCAGGTTAAACCCGTCGCATAGGCCATGCCTATGGAGATGAGCGTGGTCATCTCTTGGACCGATGGGGATGTCCGGCCCTACCGTCGTGCTCATGGCATTGGCAACGCGGGCGGAACGACGGCCGTCCATGACGCGTACGCTCTGGGACTCGACCGTCGGCAAGAAAACGATCATGGCAGTGAGCGGCCTGATCATGCTGGGCTACCTGGTCGTCCACATGCTGGGCAACCTGAAGATCTTCTTCGGGCCCGGCGAGTTCAACCACTACGCGCACTGGCTGCGCACGCTCGGCGAGCCCTTCCTCCACCACGAGTGGGCGCTCTGGATCGTCCGCCTGGTGCTGGTCGCCGCCGTGGCGCTGCACGCGGTCTCCGCCTACCAGCTCAGCCGGCGCGACATCAGGGCGCGCCCCGTCGGCTACGTCCACAAGAGGGCCCGGGCGAGCTACGCCACCCGGACCATGCGGTGGGGCGGCATCATCCTCGCCCTCTTCATCGTCTGGCACATCCTCGACCTCACCACCGGCACCGTGCACAGCGGCGGCTTCCAGGCCGGGCACCCGTACCAGAACGTCGTCGACACCTTCTCCACCTGGTACGGCGACGTCATCTACATCGTCGCGGTGCTCGCCGTCGGCCTCCACGTCCAGCACGGGTTCTGGAGCGCCGCGCAGACCCTCGGAGTCGGCAGCGCCACCCGCGACCGGGTCCTGAAGACCCTGGCCAACGTGATCGCGGTGGTGCTCACCGCGGGATTCGTGTCCGTACCCGTTGCCGTCATGACCGGAGTCGTGAGCTGACATGAGCGACTACACGCAGTACCGGACGGGCGAGCCGCTCGTCGACACCAAGGCCCCCGAGGGCCCGGTCGCCGAACGCTGGGACACCCGCCGCTTCGAGGCCAAGCTCGTCAACCCGGCGAACCGCCGCAAGCACACGGTGATCGTCGTCGGCACCGGCCTGGCCGGCGGTTCGGCCGGCGCCACCCTCGCCGAACAGGGCTACCACGTCGTCCAGTTCTGCTTCCAGGACTCCCCGCGCCGTGCACACTCGGTCGCGGCCCAGGGCGGCATCAACGCCGCGAAGAACTACCGCAACGACGGCGACTCCGTCCACCGGCTCTTCTACGACACCGTCAAGGGCGGCGACTTCCGCGCCCGCGAGTCCAACGTGCACCGGCTCGCACAGATCTCCGTCGAGATCATCGACCAGTGCGTCGCGCAGGGCGTCCCCTTCGCCCGCGAGTACGGCGGCCTCCTCGACAACCGGTCCTTCGGCGGGGTCCAGGTCTCCCGCACCTTCTACGCCCGGGGCCAGACCGGACAGCAACTCCTGCTCGGCGCCTACCAGGCGCTGTCCCGGCAGATCGCCGCGGGCAACGTCGAACTCCACGCGCGCACCGAGATGCTCGACCTGATCGTGGTCGACGGGCGGGCCCGCGGCATCGTCGCCCGCGACCTGGTCACCGGGCGGATCGACACCTATTTCGCCGACGCGGTGGTGCTGGCCAGCGGCGGGTACGGCAACGTCTTCTACCTCTCGACCAACGCGATGAACTCCAACGCCACCGCCGTCTGGCGGGCCCACCGGCGCGGCGCCCGCTTCGCGAACCCCTGCTTCACCCAGATCCACCCCACCTGCATCCCGCGCACCGGCGACCACCAGTCCAAGCTCACCCTGATGAGCGAGTCTCTCCGCAATGACGGCCGGATCTGGGTCCCCAAGGCCGAGGGCGACGACCGCCCGGCCAACGAGATCCCCGAGGACGAGCGCGACTACTACCTGGAGCGGATCTACCCCGCCTTCGGCAACCTCGTGCCCCGCGACATCGCCTCCCGCGCCGCGAAGAACGTCTGCGACGAGGGCCGCGGCGTCGGCCCCGGCGGCCAGGGCGTCTACCTCGATTTCGCCGACGCCATCGCCCGGATGGGCCGCGCCAAGGTCGAGGAGAAGTACGGCAACCTCTTCGACATGTACGCCCGGATCACCGCCGAGGACCCGTACCAGACCCCGATGCGGATCTACCCCGCCGTGCACTACACGATGGGCGGCCTCTGGGTCGACTACGACCTCCAGACCACGATCCCCGGACTCTTCGCGATCGGCGAGGCCAACTTCTCCGACCACGGCGCCAACCGCCTCGGCGCCTCCGCGTTGATGCAGGGCCTCGCAGACGGCTACTTCGTCCTGCCGTCCACCATCAACGACTACCTCGCCCGCAATCCGCACACCACCCCCGTGGGCGCGGACCACCCGGCGGTCGTGGAGACGGTCGCCGAGACCGAGGACCGGCTCAACCTGCTGCTCGCCGTCGACGGCGACCGTACCCCCGACTCCTTCCACCGCGAGATCGGCGAACTCATGTGGGAGTTCTGCGGGATGGCCCGTACGGAGGAAGGTCTGCGCACGGCACTCGCCCGAATCCCCCTGATCCGCGAGGAGTTCTGGCGCCGCGTCAAGGTCCCCGGCACCGGTGAACAGTTCAACCAGTCGCTGGAGAAGGCCAACCGGATCGTCGACTACCTGGAGCTCGCCGAGCTGATGTGCCTCGACGCCCTCCACCGCGCCGAATCCTGCGGAGGCCACTTCCGCGAGGAGTCGCAGACCCCGGACGGCGAAGCCGCCCGCCGGGACGAGGAGTTCTCCTACGCCGCCGCGTGGGAGTTCACCGCCACCGGCGAGGCCCCCGTCCTGCACAAGGAAGACCTCGTGTTCGAGTACGTACACCCCACCCAGCGGAGCTACGCATGAAGCTCACCCTGCGCGTCTGGCGCCAGCGAGACGCCGAGGCGCCCGGCGCCATGGCCACCTACGAAGTCGACGGCATCTCGCAGGACATGTCGTTCCTCGAAATGCTCGACACCCTCAACGAGGGGCTCATCCTCGAAGGCGACGAGCCGGTCGCCTTCGACCACGACTGCCGCGAAGGCATCTGCGGAGCGTGCAGCCTCGTCATCAACGGCGACGCGCACGGCCCCGAGCGCACCACCACCTGCCAGCTCCACATGCGGTCCTTCGACGACGGCGACACCATCGACATCGAGCCCTGGCGCGCCTCCGCCTTCCCGGTCATCAAGGACCTGGTGGTCGACCGTTCGGCCTTCGACCGCATCATCCAGTCCGGCGGCTACATCTCCGCCCCCACCGGTACGGCCCCCGACGCGCACGCCACCCCCGTGCCCAAGCCGGACGCCGACTTCGCCTTCGAGCACGCCGAGTGCATCGGCTGCGGCGCCTGCGTCGCCGCCTGCCCCAACGGCTCGGCGATGCTCTTCACCTCGGCGAAGATCAACCACCTCAACGTGCTCCCGCAGGGCGCGCCCGAGCGGGAGACCCGGGTGCTCGACATGGTCGCCACCATGGACGAGGAGGGCTTCGGCGGCTGCACCCTGACCGGCGAATGCGCCACCGCCTGTCCGAAGGGGATCCCGCTGCCGTCGATCGCCGCGATGAACAAGGAGTGGCTGCGCGCCACCCGCAAGGTCCGGCGCTGATCCGAGGTCCGGCGCCGACTCGGGGTCCGGCGCTGAGCCGACTCGAGGGCCGGCTCTGATCCGAAAGGCGCCAACGACCGTCCCGCCGCCGCACCGTGGGCGCCGGCGGGACCCACCCGGAGGGGGTGGAGCGGTTTTCAAGGGGCCGCTCCACCCCCTCCGGGCTCTCCACGTGCCCGTACGCAGCCCGCCGGGCGCTCGCCCGTACGCGCCCCGACGGCTCCGGTCAGCCCGTGCGCAGCGCCCGGGCCAGGAACGGGGCCGTGCGGCTGCCCGCCGCCCGCGCGACCTCGGCCGGGGTGCCCGCCGCGACGATCCGGCCGCCCTCCTCACCGCCGCCCGGCCCCATGTCGATCACATGGTCCGCACCGGCCACCACCGCCATGTCGTGCTCCACGACCACCACCGTGCCGCCCGCGTCCACCAGCCCGTGCAACTGGCGCATCAGCACCTCCACATCGGCCGGGTGCAGCCCCGTGGTCGGCTCGTCCAGCACGTACAGGGTGTGACCCCGCCGGGCCCGCTGGAGTTCCGCCGCCAGCTTGATCCGCTGTGCCTCGCCGCCCGACAGCTCGGTGGCGGGCTGCCCGAGGCGCAGATAGCCGAGCCCCACCTCGTTCAGGGTGCGCAGGCTCCGCTCGGCGGCCGGCACCCCCGCGAAGAACCCGGCCGCCGACTCCACCGTGAGATCCAGCACCCCGGCGATGGAGAGCCCGCGCAGGGTGACCTCCAGCGTCGCCGGGTTGTAGCGCGCCCCGTGGCAGTCGGGGCAGGGCGCGTACGTGCTGGGCAGGAAGAGCAGCTCCACCGAGACGAACCCCTCACCCTGGCAGGTCTCGCACCGCCCGCCCGCCACGTTGAACGAGAACCGCCCCGCCCGGTAGCCGCGCTCCCGAGCCGTATCCGTCTGGGCGAACAGCTTGCGTACGACGTCGAACAGACCCGTGTACGTGGCCAGGTTGGAGCGCGGAGTACGGCCGATGGGCTTCTGGTCCACCTGCACCAGCCGGTCCACCGCCTCCAGCCCCCGCGCGGACACGCAGTCCCGTACGACGGGCGCGTCCGGCAGGTCCGCGGTCTGCGAAGCCTGGCGGTCGGCGAGCAGCCCGGCCAGCACCTGGCCGACCAGCGTCGACTTGCCCGAACCCGACACGCCCGTGACGGCGGTGAAGACCCCGAGCGGGAACGCCACGTCGACGCCCCGCACGTTGTGGCGGCGGACCCCTTCGAGCCGCAACGCGCCGGACGGGGTGCGCGGAGGACGAGCGGCGGGCGCCGCCCCGCCGAAGAGGAAGCGCCGGGTCGCCGACTCCGCCACCTCGGCGAGACCGGCCGGCGGGCCGCTGTGCAGCACCCGGCCGCCGTGCTCCCCGGCGAGCGGCCCCACGTCCACCAGCCAGTCGGCCTGCCGCACCACGTCCAACTGGTGCTCCACCACGAAGACCGAGTTACCGGCCTCCTTCAGCCGGCCGAGCACCGCCAGCAGGGACGCCGTGTCCGCCGGGTGCAGGCCCGCCGACGGCTCGTCCAGCACGTACACCACACCGAACAGGCCGGACCGCAACTGTGTTGCCAACCGCAGCCGTTGGAGCTCGCCGGAAGAGAGTGTCGG from the Streptomyces sp. NBC_01335 genome contains:
- a CDS encoding succinate dehydrogenase, giving the protein MALATRAERRPSMTRTLWDSTVGKKTIMAVSGLIMLGYLVVHMLGNLKIFFGPGEFNHYAHWLRTLGEPFLHHEWALWIVRLVLVAAVALHAVSAYQLSRRDIRARPVGYVHKRARASYATRTMRWGGIILALFIVWHILDLTTGTVHSGGFQAGHPYQNVVDTFSTWYGDVIYIVAVLAVGLHVQHGFWSAAQTLGVGSATRDRVLKTLANVIAVVLTAGFVSVPVAVMTGVVS
- a CDS encoding excinuclease ABC subunit UvrA, with amino-acid sequence MSTPHDPYVRVRGAREHNLQNIDVDIPRDTLTVFTGVSGSGKSSLAFGTIYAEAQRRYFESVAPYARRLIHQVGAPAVGEITGLPPAVSLEQRRSSAGERSSVGTVTTLSNSLRMLFSRAGEYPEGAERLDSDSFSPNTAAGACPECHGLGRIHRTSEDLLVPDASLSIREGAIAAWPGAWQGKNLRDVLDALGYDVDRPWRALPAGEREWILFTDEQPVVTVHPVRDAGRIQRPYQGTYMSARRYVMHTFADSRSRTLRARAERFLTSVPCPVCGGGRLRAEAMAVTFAGYTIAELAALPLAALSEVLRAFGGDATARVMTTDLLARIGTVTELGLGYLSLDRTAPTLSSGELQRLRLATQLRSGLFGVVYVLDEPSAGLHPADTASLLAVLGRLKEAGNSVFVVEHQLDVVRQADWLVDVGPLAGEHGGRVLHSGPPAGLAEVAESATRRFLFGGAAPAARPPRTPSGALRLEGVRRHNVRGVDVAFPLGVFTAVTGVSGSGKSTLVGQVLAGLLADRQASQTADLPDAPVVRDCVSARGLEAVDRLVQVDQKPIGRTPRSNLATYTGLFDVVRKLFAQTDTARERGYRAGRFSFNVAGGRCETCQGEGFVSVELLFLPSTYAPCPDCHGARYNPATLEVTLRGLSIAGVLDLTVESAAGFFAGVPAAERSLRTLNEVGLGYLRLGQPATELSGGEAQRIKLAAELQRARRGHTLYVLDEPTTGLHPADVEVLMRQLHGLVDAGGTVVVVEHDMAVVAGADHVIDMGPGGGEEGGRIVAAGTPAEVARAAGSRTAPFLARALRTG
- a CDS encoding LysR family transcriptional regulator, with protein sequence MHFQQLTYFVAVAEARHFTRAAEAVHVSQPSLSQQIRALENELGAELFSRARGNIALTDAGETLLPLARRILADAESARREVQELVRLRRGRIRLGATPSICTGLLPDVLRAYHDRHPGIELLLEEGGSHDLVRQLARGALDIALLVLPLPAASPALTTVELLHEDLVVVSAADAPAPGRGKSVRIADLQGEALVMFRHGYDLRELTVAACRAEGFEPTFTVEGGEMDAVLGFVRAGLGMAVVPRMVAGRAGQGLRMTPLAPPGLRRTIALAHRTDVAPPRAARELQRMLLEADPGSLLGGSAGQR
- a CDS encoding putative bifunctional diguanylate cyclase/phosphodiesterase, whose product is MSIPAQKSGAADEEPDGPEDRLRRFATIWSRAIFPSTATSLTRPEFEQHLLPLARELNEILHARPFDATPAQQVGTALVAAHCTDPDALTATLGVIDSYLVLYCGGNGPAELSTEDSRARSARIQHALAGGYSHALRERTLGEQEAIARSALTARSHAEQVLHETQARFQAVFAEAAIGIAIADLDGNVLESNDTLTRMFGGLDSHVRSRKLTDWAHPEDTPHVWRYYHELVRGERDHYRVEKPYYRNDGTVLWTNLTVSLLRDPEGHPEYQLALMEDTTERRLLNLRLRYEATHDALTGLPNRTLFFERLEKAVATKGGNRFGLCYLDLDGFKAINDSLGHAAGDRLLVEVADRLQSCATAQGEMVARLGGDEFVALTTGPNTAREVGDLACRILNVLSTPIRIEGRELTVRGSIGVVEGPSGIRSAAEVLRSADITMYRAKSAGGNRFELADEEADARAITRHGLTTALPAALERGEFFIEYQPLVHLGDGSVHGAEALVRWLHPQHGILGPDQFIPLAEHTGLIVPLGRWVLEESVRQAHHWQERHSDGGPLRINVNLSPTQLHHPRLVAETVDVLERSGLEPGALCLELTESALIGADDGLLKPLRQLAEMGVDIALDDFGTGYSNLANLRRLPVSVLKLDRSFTRGMQRHPADPVDLKIVEGIVTLAHSLELAVTVEGVETAAQAEQLRELGCDTAQGWYYARPGAPDRIHSLVLADAV
- a CDS encoding SAM-dependent methyltransferase, whose amino-acid sequence is MERPAWAPQGIDISVPSVSRMYDFYLGGSHNFEVDREAARRAMEFMPGLPKIMQANRAFMRRAVRHAVASGVTQFLDIGSGIPTFGNVHEIAHAADPAARIAYVDHDPVAVAHSRAVLDGDSRTTVVAADLRRPQEILKNPEIGGLLDLERPVALLLVAVLHFVEDSDDPYAAVAELRDALAPGSLLVVTHAAYEGIPLTREEAGGTVGVYSSIRNPLIMRSPAEVARFFEGWELVDPGLVPMPDWRPDPGTADEPEDPFAFSGYAGVGRKA
- a CDS encoding fumarate reductase/succinate dehydrogenase flavoprotein subunit, with amino-acid sequence MSDYTQYRTGEPLVDTKAPEGPVAERWDTRRFEAKLVNPANRRKHTVIVVGTGLAGGSAGATLAEQGYHVVQFCFQDSPRRAHSVAAQGGINAAKNYRNDGDSVHRLFYDTVKGGDFRARESNVHRLAQISVEIIDQCVAQGVPFAREYGGLLDNRSFGGVQVSRTFYARGQTGQQLLLGAYQALSRQIAAGNVELHARTEMLDLIVVDGRARGIVARDLVTGRIDTYFADAVVLASGGYGNVFYLSTNAMNSNATAVWRAHRRGARFANPCFTQIHPTCIPRTGDHQSKLTLMSESLRNDGRIWVPKAEGDDRPANEIPEDERDYYLERIYPAFGNLVPRDIASRAAKNVCDEGRGVGPGGQGVYLDFADAIARMGRAKVEEKYGNLFDMYARITAEDPYQTPMRIYPAVHYTMGGLWVDYDLQTTIPGLFAIGEANFSDHGANRLGASALMQGLADGYFVLPSTINDYLARNPHTTPVGADHPAVVETVAETEDRLNLLLAVDGDRTPDSFHREIGELMWEFCGMARTEEGLRTALARIPLIREEFWRRVKVPGTGEQFNQSLEKANRIVDYLELAELMCLDALHRAESCGGHFREESQTPDGEAARRDEEFSYAAAWEFTATGEAPVLHKEDLVFEYVHPTQRSYA
- a CDS encoding succinate dehydrogenase/fumarate reductase iron-sulfur subunit; the protein is MKLTLRVWRQRDAEAPGAMATYEVDGISQDMSFLEMLDTLNEGLILEGDEPVAFDHDCREGICGACSLVINGDAHGPERTTTCQLHMRSFDDGDTIDIEPWRASAFPVIKDLVVDRSAFDRIIQSGGYISAPTGTAPDAHATPVPKPDADFAFEHAECIGCGACVAACPNGSAMLFTSAKINHLNVLPQGAPERETRVLDMVATMDEEGFGGCTLTGECATACPKGIPLPSIAAMNKEWLRATRKVRR